The following are encoded together in the Pseudomonas maumuensis genome:
- a CDS encoding phosphatase PAP2/dual specificity phosphatase family protein, giving the protein MARETGLIRRGVLWLLLLGPLFFLSYGLANTYTAGRDDIGSLVFVWERHMPLWPWTIIPYWSIDLLYGLSFLLPRTRREMDRHALALLTAQVICVACFLLWPLRFTFERPELSGLFGWLFDVLMGFDKPYNQAPSLHIALLVIIWTMFARHTRHPAWRWLVHGWMGLIGLSVLSTWQHHFIDVPTGALAGFVCLWLWPQQGPLPWQQARLARDPKRWRLALRYGLGAVVLAVLGFKLGHTALWLLWPGFSLLLVALNYALFGAQGFQKGSDGRLSVAATALLAPYLIGAWINSRLWTWRHPQADEVCEGVYLGRVPGTDDVMQFSAVIDLSAELICPGLSAGQARAPKSYLNLPSLDLIAPDTQTLQQAAEAIEHLRRHGPVLVCCALGYSRSASAVAAWLVVSGRCKAISHAEALIRQARPGVVLHPAHRQALRPLEIQP; this is encoded by the coding sequence ATGGCCCGTGAAACCGGGCTGATCCGCCGCGGCGTGCTCTGGCTGCTGCTGCTCGGGCCGTTGTTTTTCCTCAGCTACGGCCTGGCCAACACCTACACGGCCGGACGCGATGATATCGGCAGCCTGGTGTTCGTCTGGGAACGGCATATGCCGCTGTGGCCGTGGACGATCATCCCGTACTGGTCGATCGACCTGCTGTACGGGTTGTCGTTCCTGCTGCCGCGTACACGTCGCGAGATGGACCGACATGCCCTGGCATTGCTCACGGCACAGGTGATCTGCGTGGCCTGCTTCCTGCTCTGGCCGCTGCGCTTCACCTTCGAGCGCCCCGAGCTGTCGGGGTTGTTCGGCTGGCTGTTCGATGTACTTATGGGCTTCGACAAGCCCTACAACCAGGCGCCTTCGCTGCATATCGCGCTGTTGGTGATCATCTGGACGATGTTCGCCCGCCATACGCGGCATCCAGCCTGGCGCTGGCTGGTGCACGGCTGGATGGGGTTGATCGGGCTGTCGGTCCTGAGCACCTGGCAGCATCACTTCATCGATGTACCGACCGGGGCGTTGGCCGGGTTCGTCTGCCTGTGGCTGTGGCCGCAACAAGGGCCGTTGCCCTGGCAGCAGGCGCGCCTGGCACGCGATCCCAAACGCTGGCGGCTGGCGTTGCGTTATGGACTGGGCGCGGTGGTGCTGGCCGTACTCGGGTTCAAGCTGGGACACACCGCCTTGTGGCTGCTCTGGCCTGGGTTTTCACTGCTGTTGGTAGCGTTGAACTATGCGCTGTTCGGGGCGCAAGGTTTCCAGAAAGGCAGCGATGGCCGGCTGTCGGTCGCGGCGACGGCATTGCTGGCGCCTTACCTGATTGGGGCCTGGATCAATTCAAGGCTGTGGACCTGGCGCCACCCGCAGGCGGATGAGGTATGCGAGGGGGTGTACCTCGGGCGTGTGCCGGGAACGGATGATGTCATGCAGTTCTCGGCGGTGATCGACCTCAGCGCGGAGCTGATCTGCCCCGGCCTCAGCGCGGGGCAAGCCCGCGCCCCCAAGTCCTATCTGAATCTTCCGTCACTGGACTTGATCGCCCCTGACACGCAGACCTTGCAGCAAGCTGCCGAGGCCATCGAACACCTGCGCCGGCACGGCCCGGTGCTGGTCTGCTGCGCACTCGGCTACTCACGCAGCGCCAGCGCGGTCGCCGCCTGGCTGGTGGTCAGCGGTCGCTGCAAGGCAATCTCGCATGCCGAAGCACTGATCCGCCAGGCGCGCCCCGGCGTGGTCTTGCATCCAGCCCACCGCCAGGCCCTGCGGCCGCTGGAGATACAGCCATGA